The Corallococcus caeni genome includes a region encoding these proteins:
- a CDS encoding tetratricopeptide repeat protein: METSGRGDWKRREGLGSALAQIGVVAVLLAAAVAWFVHRGQVQQEVDAHLRTARAAFLRGNPSDLAMAQQNLEALFALAPDSRDARALAADLQAELWLTHHQPGADAKAREQLERAEALGSRSGERYGARALLLVGAGQTAEAQKLLEELKAQGANSPKLTLAQALLLQKQGRLSEARQSFARAAEGAWKDPRFSTAYGEALLDEGMFPQAVEAFSRATTANPDHLLSKVTSALARLYAGQPPDGVQATLDEVRARAKDLTPTLQARMEVAQAEVALAKGAPDQALTHVDAALKAWPDEHYALFTRGRALAVKRAPEARQAFEAAAAKRPTAPLLTLEGARLLQAQGDGEGALAMLDAYEKTFREVKARTADGKEVPALDRDDRYWLARGGVMEAAGRQDDALAAYDKALSARGVGLARAQYAKGALLLARKDFEGARTLLTAVAPDSGAGSMPEAYAALGELLFAQGEFAAGCQQHYFALVRARAQGAPVDQLATRANDIKKRLETSGQPAMAKAWLNEAGPLFQQ, from the coding sequence ATGGAAACGTCGGGCCGCGGTGACTGGAAGCGTCGCGAGGGGCTGGGCAGCGCCCTTGCCCAGATTGGCGTCGTCGCCGTGCTGCTCGCGGCCGCCGTGGCGTGGTTCGTCCACCGCGGACAGGTCCAGCAGGAGGTGGACGCCCACCTGCGCACGGCGCGCGCCGCGTTCCTGAGGGGCAACCCCAGCGACCTGGCCATGGCGCAGCAGAACCTGGAGGCCCTCTTCGCGCTCGCGCCGGACTCGCGAGACGCGCGGGCGCTGGCCGCGGACCTCCAGGCGGAGCTGTGGCTCACCCACCACCAGCCGGGCGCGGACGCGAAGGCGCGCGAACAGCTGGAGCGCGCGGAGGCGCTGGGCTCGCGCTCCGGTGAGCGCTACGGCGCGCGGGCCCTGCTGCTCGTGGGCGCGGGCCAGACGGCGGAGGCGCAGAAGCTGCTGGAGGAATTAAAGGCCCAGGGCGCCAACAGCCCCAAGCTGACGCTGGCGCAGGCGCTGCTGCTGCAGAAGCAGGGGCGGCTCTCGGAGGCCCGCCAGTCCTTCGCCCGCGCGGCGGAAGGGGCGTGGAAGGATCCGCGCTTCTCCACGGCCTACGGTGAAGCGCTGCTCGACGAGGGGATGTTCCCCCAGGCCGTGGAGGCCTTCTCGCGCGCCACCACCGCGAACCCGGACCACCTGCTGTCGAAGGTGACGTCCGCGCTGGCGCGGCTGTACGCGGGACAGCCCCCGGATGGCGTGCAGGCGACGCTGGACGAGGTGCGCGCGCGCGCCAAGGACCTGACGCCCACGCTCCAGGCCCGCATGGAGGTGGCGCAGGCGGAGGTCGCGCTGGCGAAGGGCGCTCCGGACCAGGCGCTCACGCACGTGGACGCGGCGCTCAAGGCCTGGCCGGATGAGCACTACGCCCTCTTCACCCGGGGCCGCGCGCTCGCGGTGAAGCGCGCTCCGGAGGCCCGTCAGGCCTTCGAGGCGGCGGCGGCGAAGCGGCCCACCGCGCCCCTGCTGACGCTGGAGGGCGCGCGCCTGCTCCAGGCCCAGGGCGACGGCGAGGGCGCGCTGGCGATGCTGGACGCCTACGAGAAGACCTTCCGCGAGGTGAAGGCGCGGACGGCGGACGGCAAGGAGGTGCCCGCGTTGGATCGGGATGACCGGTACTGGCTCGCGCGCGGCGGCGTGATGGAGGCGGCGGGCCGGCAGGACGACGCGCTCGCGGCATACGACAAGGCGCTCTCCGCGCGCGGCGTGGGGCTGGCGCGGGCGCAGTACGCCAAGGGGGCGCTGCTGCTCGCGCGCAAGGACTTCGAAGGCGCGCGGACGCTGCTCACCGCCGTGGCCCCGGACAGCGGCGCGGGCAGCATGCCGGAGGCGTACGCGGCGCTGGGTGAGCTGCTCTTCGCCCAGGGCGAGTTCGCCGCCGGATGCCAGCAGCACTACTTCGCGCTCGTGCGCGCCCGCGCCCAGGGCGCGCCGGTGGATCAGCTGGCCACGCGCGCCAACGACATCAAGAAGCGCCTGGAGACCAGCGGGCAGCCCGCCATGGCCAAGGCCTGGCTCAACGAGGCCGGGCCGCTCTTCCAGCAGTAA
- a CDS encoding PhoX family protein codes for MASRLMGRATGAMLLLGTATWVGCEGAQGPAGADGAKGQDGQDGQDGVQGPTGDPGAPGPGTQGQPGPGATARAPGVESGTPLSSVIAVTFRGDLGTGATNVAEYVKARVEQVVTGKLPSPLVFPLSSASTDTVRSVPGLYPTTVIKWMDPLAFAKGGARFGANVDYIAFFGDGWSQDGRAPQYHGQGAAGWMWINHEYVSGTKPRVGTAPIGQHLDFARFLRNTGALSNTVADGTSWQADALVSYNREWKKQVGGTWMRVVQDPATGGWAVDRNAANVRYDASSATLAKVVGVTLSGEEHDDSGAALAAGVVPGTHSNCSGGQTPWGTVIVGEENVQGVYGDPEAALWTGKNDWIPAAPGFAPGAPLAPDFSAPAEGDMISGDRNSAHLKDGYGYLTEVDPGQPADLWYGKDAAKPGAGHRKLGVMGRAHWENASFVVDADWKLLANQPVVIYGGDDRRGGRIFKFVSQGKYTPGMTQAQVRALLDAGTLYVAHFAGLDNATGDTLVGGVVPTDAAPGHGRWIQLGLDSTDLAPNGEAFGRPTLQVGAALRDANHNAMGGFVNDDQVRKLLWTAANKVGVMELNRPEDTEWNPKDPSGTPLLYVAFTEHGDPTALDQQGRVATAALQDGVWVKKERGAQDNRAVDKVGSLFAIREADPAAPAGSRTFDFFRVWKGEAAATSAAPEFAAAKPDNIVIDREGGVWFGTDGNFGVNKVADGVFYLDQAPAHRGSPYFRKAFRVLSMPSDAEATGPAFNSDMTSLFVSVQHPGEDSFSVWP; via the coding sequence ATGGCTTCTCGTCTGATGGGCCGCGCCACCGGCGCGATGCTCCTGCTTGGCACCGCGACGTGGGTGGGCTGTGAGGGAGCGCAGGGCCCCGCGGGGGCGGACGGCGCCAAGGGCCAGGATGGGCAGGACGGTCAGGACGGCGTCCAGGGACCGACGGGTGACCCGGGCGCTCCGGGCCCCGGCACGCAGGGACAGCCCGGGCCGGGCGCCACGGCGCGAGCCCCGGGCGTGGAGTCCGGCACGCCGCTGTCGTCCGTCATCGCCGTGACGTTCCGGGGGGACCTGGGCACGGGCGCGACCAACGTGGCCGAGTACGTGAAGGCCCGCGTGGAGCAGGTCGTCACGGGGAAGCTGCCCTCGCCGCTGGTGTTCCCGCTGTCGTCCGCGTCCACGGATACGGTCCGCTCGGTGCCAGGGCTGTATCCGACCACGGTCATCAAGTGGATGGATCCGTTGGCCTTCGCGAAGGGTGGGGCGCGCTTCGGCGCGAACGTGGACTACATCGCGTTCTTCGGGGACGGCTGGTCCCAGGACGGGCGCGCGCCGCAGTACCACGGGCAGGGCGCGGCCGGCTGGATGTGGATCAACCACGAGTACGTCTCCGGCACGAAGCCCCGCGTGGGCACGGCGCCCATCGGTCAGCACCTGGACTTCGCGCGCTTCCTGCGCAACACGGGCGCGCTCTCCAACACGGTGGCGGACGGCACGTCGTGGCAGGCGGACGCGCTCGTCTCCTACAACCGCGAATGGAAGAAGCAGGTGGGCGGCACCTGGATGCGCGTGGTGCAGGACCCCGCGACGGGCGGCTGGGCGGTGGACCGCAACGCGGCCAACGTGCGTTACGACGCCTCCAGCGCCACCCTGGCGAAGGTGGTGGGCGTGACGCTCTCCGGGGAAGAGCATGACGACTCCGGCGCGGCGCTGGCGGCGGGCGTGGTGCCCGGCACGCACTCGAACTGCTCCGGTGGCCAGACGCCGTGGGGCACGGTCATCGTCGGCGAGGAGAACGTCCAGGGCGTCTACGGCGACCCGGAAGCCGCGCTGTGGACGGGGAAGAACGACTGGATTCCGGCGGCCCCTGGCTTCGCGCCGGGCGCTCCGCTCGCGCCCGATTTCTCGGCGCCGGCGGAGGGGGACATGATCAGCGGGGACCGCAACTCCGCGCACTTGAAGGACGGCTACGGCTACCTGACGGAGGTGGATCCGGGGCAGCCAGCGGACCTCTGGTACGGCAAGGACGCGGCGAAGCCGGGCGCGGGCCACCGCAAGCTGGGCGTGATGGGGCGCGCGCACTGGGAGAACGCCAGCTTCGTGGTGGACGCGGACTGGAAGCTGCTCGCGAACCAGCCCGTCGTCATCTACGGCGGTGATGACCGGCGCGGCGGACGCATCTTCAAGTTCGTGTCGCAGGGGAAGTACACGCCCGGGATGACGCAGGCGCAGGTGCGCGCGCTGCTGGACGCGGGCACGCTCTACGTGGCGCACTTCGCGGGCCTGGACAACGCGACGGGCGACACGCTGGTGGGCGGTGTGGTGCCCACGGACGCGGCGCCGGGCCACGGCCGGTGGATCCAGCTGGGCCTGGACAGCACCGACCTGGCTCCGAACGGAGAGGCCTTCGGTCGGCCGACGCTCCAGGTGGGCGCGGCGCTGCGTGACGCGAACCACAACGCGATGGGTGGCTTCGTCAACGACGACCAGGTGCGCAAGCTGCTGTGGACGGCGGCGAACAAGGTGGGCGTGATGGAGCTCAACCGCCCCGAGGACACGGAGTGGAACCCGAAGGACCCCAGCGGCACGCCGCTGCTCTACGTGGCCTTCACCGAGCACGGCGACCCCACGGCGTTGGATCAGCAGGGACGGGTGGCCACGGCCGCGCTGCAGGACGGCGTCTGGGTGAAGAAGGAGCGCGGCGCGCAGGACAACCGCGCGGTGGACAAGGTGGGCTCCCTCTTCGCCATTCGGGAGGCGGATCCGGCGGCGCCCGCGGGCTCGCGCACGTTCGACTTCTTCCGCGTGTGGAAGGGTGAGGCGGCGGCCACCAGCGCGGCGCCGGAGTTCGCGGCGGCCAAGCCGGACAACATCGTCATCGACCGCGAGGGCGGCGTGTGGTTCGGCACGGACGGCAACTTCGGCGTCAACAAGGTCGCGGACGGCGTCTTCTACCTGGACCAGGCGCCCGCGCATCGCGGCAGCCCGTACTTCCGCAAGGCGTTCCGCGTCCTGTCCATGCCGAGCGACGCGGAGGCCACGGGCCCGGCGTTCAACTCGGACATGACCAGCCTGTTCGTCAGCGTCCAGCACCCGGGCGAGGACAGCTTCAGCGTCTGGCCGTAG
- a CDS encoding DUF192 domain-containing protein: MKTRTRLTFVLAALAFVGGACQEAPAAPPKPAAPAPARPKSKDVAAEDYVMPTLPRAHVRLKDAYGGVHRVEVEVAATGESRTRGLMWRKSLPAGQGMLFLFPDEDVRGFWMRNTLIPLDMLFITSEGRVVGIIENAEPRTLTNRTVGIPSQYVLEVPGGWCQKNGIVRGGTAEFEGVSTIPITP; the protein is encoded by the coding sequence ATGAAGACGCGGACGCGCCTCACGTTCGTTCTGGCGGCGCTGGCCTTCGTGGGCGGCGCGTGTCAGGAAGCGCCCGCCGCGCCTCCGAAGCCCGCCGCGCCCGCTCCGGCGCGGCCGAAGTCGAAGGACGTGGCTGCGGAGGACTACGTGATGCCGACCCTGCCGCGCGCGCACGTGCGGCTGAAGGATGCCTACGGAGGAGTGCACCGCGTGGAGGTGGAGGTGGCCGCCACGGGGGAGTCGCGCACGCGCGGGCTCATGTGGCGCAAGTCGCTGCCCGCCGGGCAGGGCATGCTCTTCCTCTTCCCGGACGAGGACGTGCGCGGCTTCTGGATGCGCAACACGCTCATCCCCCTGGACATGCTGTTCATCACGTCCGAGGGCCGCGTCGTGGGCATCATCGAGAACGCGGAGCCGCGCACGCTGACGAACCGCACGGTGGGCATCCCCAGCCAGTACGTGCTGGAGGTGCCGGGCGGCTGGTGCCAGAAGAACGGCATCGTCCGCGGCGGCACCGCGGAGTTCGAGGGCGTGAGCACCATCCCCATCACGCCGTGA
- a CDS encoding TIGR02266 family protein, with translation MSEQKSGSELRTHGRAPIELKVDYKKLNSFFADYTKNISKGGTFIKTKKPLPIGTRFLFKLTVPHREAPFELLGEVVWSKADAEEPGMGIRFIYSSESQRVDFETLVERLMSDSLGSELTEKLLNKPLHPQHPS, from the coding sequence ATGTCCGAACAGAAGAGCGGATCCGAACTGCGCACCCACGGTCGTGCGCCCATCGAGCTGAAGGTCGACTACAAGAAGCTCAATTCGTTCTTCGCCGACTACACGAAGAACATCAGCAAGGGCGGCACGTTCATCAAGACGAAGAAGCCACTGCCCATCGGCACGCGCTTCCTCTTCAAGCTGACGGTGCCGCACCGGGAGGCACCCTTCGAGCTGCTGGGCGAGGTCGTCTGGTCCAAGGCCGACGCGGAGGAGCCCGGCATGGGCATCCGCTTCATCTACAGCAGCGAGTCACAGCGCGTGGACTTCGAGACGCTGGTGGAGCGGCTCATGTCCGACAGCCTGGGCTCCGAGCTGACCGAGAAGCTGCTCAACAAGCCCCTGCACCCCCAGCACCCGTCATGA
- a CDS encoding nuclear transport factor 2 family protein, which translates to MHNRFLALCAVFLLAACAPKRIPGTELEDTDDTRAILSVMERYRAALEARDAKAIQALVSPKFRDDGGTEDTADDLTAANLGPHLQALFQKLQNPKVDFNIRRVEFREEDNLALAIYYWNASWRMPGLNARPQQDSELEQMVFQKVDGEWKILSGI; encoded by the coding sequence ATGCACAACCGCTTCCTCGCCCTCTGCGCCGTCTTCCTCCTGGCCGCGTGCGCCCCGAAGCGCATCCCCGGCACGGAGCTGGAAGACACCGACGACACCCGTGCCATCCTCTCCGTGATGGAGCGCTACCGCGCCGCCCTGGAGGCCCGCGACGCGAAGGCCATCCAGGCGCTGGTGTCCCCGAAGTTCCGCGACGACGGCGGCACCGAGGACACGGCGGACGACCTCACCGCCGCCAACCTGGGGCCCCACCTCCAGGCCCTCTTCCAGAAGCTGCAGAACCCCAAGGTGGACTTCAACATCCGCCGCGTGGAGTTCCGCGAAGAGGACAACCTCGCGCTCGCCATCTACTACTGGAACGCGTCCTGGCGCATGCCCGGCCTCAACGCCCGGCCCCAGCAGGACTCGGAGCTGGAGCAGATGGTGTTCCAGAAGGTCGACGGCGAGTGGAAGATCCTCTCCGGCATCTAG
- a CDS encoding homoserine kinase gives MAVYTTLPPEAFTHVADAYGLGAVRSITPIPQGSINTNHRLETDAGRVFVRHTTVRSSDDLRFEASLLEHLARARFPAPVLLVPPGATPFLDLHGGRISVFRWLSGEEFTRDRLTPDVLERLGAELGKLHQVTQSFSGTRANPYGQGVVKGWLDRLAQRPEPELVSVAAELEGLLARAEHERQGLEPRGVIHADLFLDNVKWLADRVGAFFDFEMACVEAYTLDVAITLNAWCFEGTYQPELCQALLRGYQDVRPLADVEKRALYGHALYGAVRFTTSRIRDYHLSPLGADKLAPKDFRTYLARARALDGMGPAGLQALVGL, from the coding sequence ATGGCCGTGTACACGACACTTCCCCCCGAGGCCTTCACCCACGTGGCGGACGCCTACGGCCTGGGGGCGGTGCGCTCCATCACGCCCATCCCGCAGGGCTCCATCAACACCAACCACCGGCTGGAGACGGACGCGGGCCGCGTCTTCGTGCGCCACACGACGGTGCGCTCGTCGGACGACCTGCGCTTCGAGGCGTCCCTGCTGGAGCACCTGGCCCGCGCGCGCTTCCCCGCGCCCGTGCTGCTGGTGCCGCCGGGGGCCACGCCGTTCCTGGACCTGCACGGCGGACGGATCAGCGTCTTCCGGTGGCTCTCCGGGGAGGAGTTCACCCGCGACCGCCTCACGCCGGACGTGCTGGAGCGGCTGGGCGCGGAGCTGGGCAAGCTGCACCAGGTGACGCAGTCCTTCAGCGGCACGCGCGCGAACCCCTACGGCCAGGGCGTGGTGAAGGGCTGGCTCGACAGGCTGGCCCAGCGGCCGGAGCCGGAGCTCGTGTCGGTGGCGGCGGAGCTGGAGGGGTTGCTCGCCCGCGCGGAACACGAGCGCCAGGGGCTGGAGCCCCGGGGCGTCATCCACGCGGACCTCTTCCTGGACAACGTGAAGTGGCTGGCCGACCGCGTGGGCGCCTTCTTCGACTTCGAGATGGCCTGCGTGGAGGCGTACACGCTGGACGTGGCCATCACCCTCAACGCGTGGTGCTTCGAGGGGACGTACCAGCCGGAGCTGTGCCAGGCGCTCCTGCGCGGCTACCAGGACGTCCGGCCGCTGGCGGACGTGGAGAAGCGGGCGCTGTACGGCCACGCCCTCTACGGCGCGGTGCGCTTCACCACCAGCCGCATCCGCGACTACCACCTGTCCCCGCTGGGCGCGGACAAGCTCGCGCCCAAGGACTTCCGCACCTACCTGGCGCGGGCGCGGGCCCTGGACGGGATGGGCCCGGCGGGACTTCAGGCGCTCGTGGGACTGTGA